From the genome of Oncorhynchus masou masou isolate Uvic2021 unplaced genomic scaffold, UVic_Omas_1.1 unplaced_scaffold_5178, whole genome shotgun sequence, one region includes:
- the LOC135535793 gene encoding piezo-type mechanosensitive ion channel component 2-like: EPGEGKGGELGEGEEPMIDDITSTAEKRREVWCMAHQTDDRNLLSTQDGYSTSEVLIVTSNGSPPDCVHTNGLLGLDLHSTPQYKPSQPGPDLGSVYEVVVVQGEGLKEEMDAGAMAWATAPGEGMARANAVVTAFRFIMKQSYICALIAMMAWSITYVSWLTFVFLIWSCTLWMVRDRRRYTMTTSPFMVFYGNLLIILQYIWSFELLQPVPGLFLKKEVPFRELGSKVLCLLSFWLLLRQALTERKESQREEEVLSDIRVIHTHKNEDKEVMGESGGHREMMQVLGNTLMAMLNKYWIYICGGMFFFVSFEGRIVMYKIIYMMLLLFCVACYQVHYEWWRSMLKYFWMSVVFYTMLVLILVYTFQFDSSIHVWFNMTGMSKDKLEDLGLEKFSVPALFTRIFIPTSFLLVCILHLHYFHQRFLLLTDIKTVADKQKSTITRLVHLDGSLADISLIKPTLTVTTKDEEAGEKVQLEEEDGKEEEEEKKRSYEEEEEEEEKRYEEPLEHCSKAEFLFDEMS; encoded by the exons GAGCCTGGTGAGGGCAAAGGGGGAGAACTGGGTGAAGGGGAGGAGCCTATGATTGATGACATCACCTCCAcagcagagaagaggagagaagtgtgGTGCATGGCTCACCAAACAGATGACAGAAAC CTTCTTTCAACCCAAGACGGATACAGCACATCTGAG GTTTTGATCGTAACCTCCAACGGGTCTCCTCCGGACTGTGTCCACACCAACGGGCTGCTGGGGCTGGACCTGCACTCCACACCGCAGTACAAACCAAGCCAACCAGGGCCAGATCTGG GGAGTGTGTATGAGGTGGTGGTTGTGCAGGGTGAAGGTTTGAAAGAGGAGATGGATGCAGGGGCGATGGCGTGGGCGACTGCGCCAGGGGAAGGAATGGCGCGAGCTAATGCGGTGGTCACGGCCTTCAGGTTCATCATGAAGCAAAGCTACATCTGTGCTCTCATTGCAATGATG gCGTGGAGTATCACTTATGTCAGCTGGCTGACCTTTGTGTTTCTCATCTGGTCCTGCACGCTGTGGATGGTGCGCGACCGCCGTCGGTACACCATGACCACCTCCCCCTTCATGGTGTTCTATGGGAACCTGTTGATCATCCTACAGTACATCTGGAGCTTTGAGCTCCTCCAACCCGTGCCCGGGCTTTTCTTAAAGAAAGAGGTGCCCTTCCGGGAACTGGGCTCCAAGGTGCTGTGCCTGCTGAGTTTCTGGCTGCTGCTGAGACAGGCgttgacagagaggaaggagagccagagagaagaggaggtgcTGTCGGACATCAGGGTCATCCATACCCACAAGAATG AGGACAAGGAGGTGATGGGTGAGAGCGGTGGACACAGAGAGATGATGCAGGTGCTAGGCAACACGCTCATGGCCATGTTGAACAAGTACTGGATCTACATCTGCGGCGGCATGTTCTTCTTCGTCAGCTTCGAGGGACGCATCGTCATGTACAAGATCATCTACATGATGCTGCTCCTCTTCTGCGTGGCCTGCTACCAG GTGCACTATGAGTGGTGGAGAAGCATGCTGAAGTACTTCTGGATGTCTGTGGTGTTCTACACCATGCTGGTCCTCATCCTGGTCTACACCTTCCAGTTTGACTCCTCCATCCACGTCTGGTTCAACATGACCGGCATGAGCAAGGACAA ACTGGAGGACCTGGGTCTGGAGAAGTTCTCTGTCCCGGCTCTGTTCACGAGGATCTTCATCCCCACCTCCTTCCTGTTGGTCTGCATCCTCCACCTGCACTACTTCCACCAGCGCTTCCTCCTGCTCACTGACATCAAGACGGTGGCCGACAAACAGAAAAGCACGATTACCAG GCTGGTGCACCTAGATGGCAGTCTGGCAGATATCTCTCTCATCAAACCCACCCTCACTGTGACCACCAAAGACGAGGAGGCTGGGGAGAAGGTGCAGCTGGAAGAGgaagatgggaaggaggaggaggaggagaagaagagaagttatgaggaggaggaagaggaggaggagaagaggtatgAAGAACCCCTGGAGCACTGCAGCAAGGCGGAGTTCCTGTTCGACGAGATGTCAG